The sequence CCACGGTGGGTCTGGCAATGAGGAAAACACCTCTCAAAGCTTCCTGTGTTCTCCACTGTGTGTGCCTGCTTCAAACTCCTGCAATCAGTAGCACTGCATGTCCGCAGtgtaagctcctccctctccccccagatggGTGCCTCCAGAGACCAAATGCAGGCACAGAAAGAGACAGGCTCCAGGGCACTCACAAATTGATCCTGATCGCTTGCTTGATCAAACTAAATGAGTCTCCTTTGAGAAAGACCAGTTATTGGTTGAAACGTGTGGGAGGTTTTATAGTCACTTTTTTATGCTGCAATAAATACTTTTCACTTTTTCTACATTGGGACCAtgatttttcattttgtttgatCAAGCAAGTGATCAGGATCAGTTTGTGAGTGACctgtctcattctgtgtctgattcTGTTAGAGCCTGATATCTGTTCCCCCTTTCTCATAAATGGCTATAGGTTTGTCAATATAGTTCTTGTGGAAATTCAAGAGTAGGAGAGTGGGAgacatttgaatatactttgtatTTTCTCCTATTTAAAGTATTCGCCTTTTTGAGTACAGGTGTCCATCTcgatgttatttggagggagatttaggggatatatatatatagtgcttgggaCCCTATTAAAATTATTATCTTACATTTACATGGTGTCAATTATGTATTCAGTGCTTTAGAGTGCTATATAAGAGaggaaaataatacaaataaggaAAGGAGAATAATACATGAAGAATTGAGAAAATACAGTAACTAACAAGGATAATTGAATTCCATTTAATAAATACTCATTAATTAGTGATTATGTAAAGACTGACAACTTTCAATGTTTCAACTCTTAATAAGAATACCTTATCACTCTACTTTCTGCCATAGGGACATAACTCAGGTTTCTGTGGGGAAGGTGTAAAAGATGTCAGGAATTGGTAAAAGCtgagattttttttaatccattCTATACTGCACGGACACAGATAGGGACATATTTACTGACCAGTCTTCTGctcattttgtatttttaattgtcttactcattagagatgggtgaatccgccAAAATCCTTTTCACATattttctcgcatttcccccccccctcaaaatcCGTTTTACGGTGTCAAATAAGCAAAAAGATTATGTCGCTTTTAATACGCGCGgcttcatcaaaaaccgccattggatacaacctgtgGACGGATTGGTAGAACcaaatccacggattcagcgatCTGCTGGCGGATTCTTACGAATCGGATTCTACAAATGCAtcccacgggttgcggaatctgcTAAGTGTACTGATAAttctgtaataataaaaaatccacaaaatgaGAATtgacctttttgagattgatccgctgaaatctgtGGACCAAAGGAGTCGGTGGATCCgatgcggatccaaatccgcccgtCTCTATTAGTCATTTGAGTGACACATCTAGATTATATTCTGCATGTACCACTGTTTGCTCCAAAACTGCCACgtgatccttttttttttgtaatttcagtGAGGAGTGGCAAGGAAAGGAAGACAAAGCAAGAagagcagtgaaacgcgttgtcaAATGTGATTTCACCAAAGATAACCCTTTAGAGCCTGTTGTCCTGCCACAGATGGACTGTCTGCTCTCCATTTTTGTCTTGCAAGTTGTTAGCAAGGACCTCCAGGCTTTTTGTAACAACCTGAAAAAACGTGCAGCAATGCTAAAAACTGGGGGACATCTGTTAATGGTAGCGTCATATAATAGTTCGTGCTATAGGATTGGTGAACACAAGTTCTTCTCTTTGTCATTTGAGGAGGAGTTTATAAGAGAGGCTGTTTGTGATGCAGGATTCATCATTGAGAATTTGGAAACATTACCTACTAAAAAGACCAGCAATTTCGCAACTTATGACCATGTTATATTTATGATAGCACGCAAGGAGAGGGAGGTTTAGTGAAAAAAGGTATACAACAATTTATCTGACACTTTACCTACTGAATTTCAAAAATACAGCAAACATCTCAATGACTACTTATAAAATAAAAGGAATGACCATATTACTAGGAATTGTTCAATTTTAAGTGTTACTGCAGTGACATGACAGGGAAGTATATGAatgcatatatttatttgtgtacaTACACTATATGTACATGTATGACACAacatttattatgtattcttTACATTATCTTTACTAATATCTTAGAATAAGGTTATACT comes from Ascaphus truei isolate aAscTru1 chromosome 4, aAscTru1.hap1, whole genome shotgun sequence and encodes:
- the LOC142491912 gene encoding indolethylamine N-methyltransferase-like, whose protein sequence is MDSSLHKHYHDEEFDPRGLLDTYCYNGTNDMFEDLVVFPITQLFKTFSSGRVRGETLLDVTMGPAAFHLLTACDFFKEINVIEFIDANIREFEMWRNKEPGAADWSHAAKIVCELEGKSEEWQGKEDKARRAVKRVVKCDFTKDNPLEPVVLPQMDCLLSIFVLQVVSKDLQAFCNNLKKRAAMLKTGGHLLMVASYNSSCYRIGEHKFFSLSFEEEFIREAVCDAGFIIENLETLPTKKTSNFATYDHVIFMIARKEREV